From Rhinoraja longicauda isolate Sanriku21f chromosome 24, sRhiLon1.1, whole genome shotgun sequence, one genomic window encodes:
- the LOC144605255 gene encoding sushi, von Willebrand factor type A, EGF and pentraxin domain-containing protein 1-like, whose protein sequence is MGCGYRAGEIGLWSPRDPHCPPKISVKVGEGKVVEREEEKGAHCGEPPGLVNGKHIGNNYNYRQWVRYRCNEGYELHGSEQALCTDNGWTKAARSCRIMWCDPPPPVDNGTVQPQGECMYGQQAHYSCDRGYTLTEDGTISCTHTGHWSSPAPICTVKRCGHPPPVDNGTLWPQEECTYGQQANYSCDRGHTLTGNGTISCTHTGHWSSPAPNCTVMRCGHPPPVDNGTVWPQEECTYEQQAHYSCDRGYTLTEDGTISCTHTGNWSSPAPNCTVMRCGHPPPVDNGTVWPQEECTYEQQAHYYCDPGYTLTGDGTISCTHTGHWSSPAPICTVMRCGHPPPVDNGTVWPQEECTYRQQAHYSCDRGYTLTEDGTISCTHTGNWSSPAPNCTVMRCGHPPPVDNGTVWPQEECTYEQQAHYYCDPGYTLTGDGTISCTHTGHWSSPAPICTVTRCGHPPPVDNGTVWPQEECTYEQQAHYYCDLGYTLTGDGTISCTHTGHWSSPAPNCTVMRCGHPPPVDNGTVWPQEECTYEQQAHYSCDRGYTLTEDGTISCTHTGNWSSPAPNCTVMRCGHPPPVDNGTVWPQEECTYEQQAHYYCDPGYTLTGDGTISCTHTGHWSSPAPICTVMRCGHPPPVDNGTVWPQEECTYRQQAHYSCDRGYTLTEDGTISCTHTGNWSSPAPNCTVMRCGHPPPVDNGTVWPQEECTYEQQAHYYCDPGYTLTGDGTISCTHTGHWSSPAPICTVMWCGHPPPVDNGTVWPQEECTYKQQAHYYCDLGYTLTGDGTISCTHTGHWSSPAPICTVTRCGHPPPVDNGTVWPQEECTYEQQAHYYCDLGYTLTGDGTISCTHTGHWSSPAPICTVMRCGHPPPVDNGTVWPQEECTYRQQAHYSCDRGYTLTGDGTISCTHTGNWSSPAPNCTVMRCGPPPQVDNGTVWPQGECTYEQQANYSCDPGYTLTGDGTISCTHTGDWSSPAPICTEIDVEQSAHQTSTTAASGGGVPWSVTISIVGAGFLALLGIFGGGYYYHQKQGSYDVGKGGSLDAAEPMISEPSRVSGSSEGCPSPLLTKQ, encoded by the exons ATGGGGTGCGGTTACAGGGCCGGTGAGATAGGACTGTGGTCGCCACGTGACCCGCACTGCCCGCCGAAGATAAGCGTCAAAGTTGGTGAAGGGAAAGTGGTGGAAAGAGAGGAAGAGAAAG GTGCACATTGTGGCGAACCACCAGGATTAGTGAACGGCAAACACATTGGGAACAACTACAACTATCGCCAATGGGTTCGATACCGCTGCAATGAAGG CTACGAGCTGCATGGCAGTGAACAGGCACTCTGCACCGACAACGGATGGACCAAGGCCGCCCGGAGTTGTCGCA TAATGTGGTGTGACCCTCCACCACCAGTGGACAATGGCACTGTGCAGCCGCAAGGAGAGTGCATGTACGGACAACAGGCCCATTATTCCTGTGATCGGGGCTACACCTTGACTGAAGACGGAACCATTTCCTGCACCCACACTGGGCACTGGAGCTCGCCCGCTCCCATCTGTACAG TAAAGCGGTGTGGCCATCCACCACCAGTGGACAATGGCACTCTGTGGCCGCAAGAAGAGTGCACGTACGGACAACAGGCCAATTATTCCTGTGATCGTGGCCACACCTTGACTGGAAACGGAACCATTTCCTGCACCCACACTGGGCACTGGAGCTCGCCCGCTCCCAACTGTACAG TAATGCGGTGTGGCCATCCACCACCAGTGGACAATGGCACTGTGTGGCCGCAAGAAGAGTGCACGTACGAACAACAGGCACATTATTCCTGTGATCGGGGCTACACTTTGACTGAAGACGGAACCATTTCCTGCACCCACACTGGGAACTGGAGCTCGCCCGCTCCCAACTGTACAG TAATGCGGTGTGGCCATCCACCACCAGTGGACAATGGCACTGTGTGGCCGCAAGAAGAGTGCACGTACGAACAACAGGCCCATTATTACTGTGATCCGGGCTACACCTTGACTGGAGACGGAACCATTTCCTGCACCCACACTGGGCACTGGAGCTCGCCCGCTCCCATCTGTACAG TAATGCGGTGTGGCCATCCACCACCAGTGGACAATGGCACTGTGTGGCCGCAAGAAGAGTGCACGTACAGACAACAGGCACATTATTCCTGTGATCGGGGCTACACTTTGACTGAAGACGGAACCATTTCCTGCACCCACACTGGGAACTGGAGCTCGCCCGCTCCCAACTGTACAG TAATGCGGTGTGGCCATCCACCACCAGTGGACAATGGCACTGTGTGGCCGCAAGAAGAGTGCACGTACGAACAACAGGCCCATTATTACTGTGATCCGGGCTACACCTTGACTGGAGACGGAACCATTTCCTGCACCCACACTGGGCACTGGAGCTCGCCCGCTCCCATCTGTACAG TAACGCGGTGTGGCCATCCACCACCAGTGGACAATGGCACTGTGTGGCCGCAAGAAGAGTGCACGTACGAACAACAGGCCCATTATTACTGTGATCTGGGCTACACCTTGACTGGAGACGGAACCATTTCCTGCACCCACACTGGGCACTGGAGCTCGCCCGCTCCCAACTGTACAG TAATGCGGTGTGGCCATCCACCACCAGTGGACAATGGCACTGTGTGGCCGCAAGAAGAGTGCACGTACGAACAACAGGCACATTATTCCTGTGATCGGGGCTACACTTTGACTGAAGACGGAACCATTTCCTGCACCCACACTGGGAACTGGAGCTCGCCCGCTCCCAACTGTACAG TAATGCGGTGTGGCCATCCACCACCAGTGGACAATGGCACTGTGTGGCCGCAAGAAGAGTGCACGTACGAACAACAGGCCCATTATTACTGTGATCCGGGCTACACCTTGACTGGAGACGGAACCATTTCCTGCACCCACACTGGGCACTGGAGCTCGCCCGCTCCCATCTGTACAG TAATGCGGTGTGGCCATCCACCACCAGTGGACAATGGCACTGTGTGGCCGCAAGAAGAGTGCACGTACAGACAACAGGCACATTATTCCTGTGATCGGGGCTACACTTTGACTGAAGACGGAACCATTTCCTGCACCCACACTGGGAACTGGAGCTCGCCCGCTCCCAACTGTACAG TAATGCGGTGTGGCCATCCACCACCAGTGGACAATGGCACTGTGTGGCCGCAAGAAGAGTGCACGTACGAACAACAGGCCCATTATTACTGTGATCCGGGCTACACCTTGACTGGAGACGGAACCATTTCCTGCACCCACACTGGGCACTGGAGCTCGCCCGCTCCCATCTGTACAG TAATGTGGTGTGGCCATCCACCACCAGTGGACAATGGCACTGTGTGGCCGCAAGAAGAGTGCACGTACAAACAACAGGCCCATTATTACTGTGATCTGGGCTACACCTTGACTGGAGACGGAACCATTTCCTGCACCCACACTGGGCACTGGAGCTCGCCCGCTCCCATCTGTACAG TAACGCGGTGTGGCCATCCACCACCAGTGGACAATGGCACTGTGTGGCCGCAAGAAGAGTGCACGTACGAACAACAGGCCCATTATTACTGTGATCTGGGCTACACCTTGACTGGAGACGGAACCATTTCCTGCACCCACACTGGGCACTGGAGCTCGCCCGCTCCCATCTGTACAG TAATGCGGTGTGGCCATCCACCACCAGTGGACAATGGCACTGTGTGGCCGCAAGAAGAGTGCACGTACAGACAACAGGCACATTATTCCTGTGATCGGGGCTACACTTTGACTGGAGACGGAACCATTTCCTGCACCCACACTGGGAACTGGAGCTCGCCCGCTCCCAACTGTACAG TAATGCGGTGTGGCCCTCCACCACAAGTGGACAATGGCACTGTGTGGCCGCAAGGAGAGTGCACGTACGAACAACAGGCCAATTATTCCTGTGATCCGGGCTACACCTTGACTGGAGACGGAACCATTTCCTGCACCCACACTGGGGACTGGAGCTCGCCCGCTCCCATCTGTACAG AGATCGACGTTGAGCAAAGTGCCCACCAGACCAGTACCACAGCTGCAAGTGGCG GTGGAGTTCCCTGGTCTGTGACCATCAGCATTGTTGGTGCCGGCTTTCTTGCCCTTCTCGGGATTTTTGGAGGTGGCTACTATTACCATCAAAAACAAGG ATCCTACGATGTTGGAAAAGGAGGAAGCCTAGATGCCGCTGAACCCATGATCTCTGAGCCCAGCCGTGTGTCCGGTTCATCTGAGGGATGTCCCAGTCCTCTGTTAACgaaacaatag